In Exiguobacterium sp. 9-2, the genomic window CATAAACCTTTCATGACCGGTTGTAGTGTAAATGACGCCTCTGTCAATTTGTATTCGACGTGCAGAACGGCTTCATCATACTCAATCTGCTCAATTATTTTGAGTCGTTCAAGTTCCTTCAACTGATCAGTCAAGACTTTCCGAGAAATCCCGGGAATGGCACGTTGTAACTTAAAAATATTTCGTATCTTTCTCTAACGTGCAATATAATTGTGAACGCCATTTTCCGCCGATGATGGCGAGCTCCCGATTGACCGGAAATTGTTCAGTCGACATGTTGTTCTCTCCCCCAAAGTCGTTACTTCAAAGTGCGTACTATGAAATGGAGTGTAGCGCAGGTTAAAGTATGCTTAAATCATTTTGCAAAAAGAGTGTTAGACATGACGTATCCATATAATTTTTCGCACATCGGTCTTTCCGTGCCGAATCTCGACGAAGCTGTTCGTTTTTATCAAGAGATGAAGGACTGGTATATTATCATGGAACCATTTGATGTCCT contains:
- a CDS encoding winged helix-turn-helix transcriptional regulator → MTDQLKELERLKIIEQIEYDEAVLHVEYKLTEASFTLQPVMKGLCAWGEGNQLSES